Proteins encoded within one genomic window of Alteribacter populi:
- the glpK gene encoding glycerol kinase GlpK: MEKKYVLALDQGTTSSRAILFNKQGQIVDTAQQEFTQIFPHPGWVEHNANEIWSSILGVIAEVLNKQNVQPKEIASIGITNQRETTVVWDKETGKPIYNALVWQSRQTDPICEELREKGYQPLFQDKTGLLIDAYFSGTKVKWLLDNVDGAKEKAEQGKLLFGTIDTWLIWKLSGGKAHVTDYTNASRTLMYNIHELKWDEELLDILGVPNSMLPEVKPSSAEYAKTIDYHFFGEEIPIAGAAGDQQAALFGQACYEKGMAKNTYGTGCFMLMNTGEEAVKSEHGLLTTIAWGLDGKVEYALEGSIFVAGSAIQWLRDGLRMLDSSRESESYATKVESTDGVYVVPAFVGLGTPYWDSDVRGAVFGLTRGTEKEHLVRATLESLAYQTKDVLHAMEADAKVDLKTLRVDGGAVANNFLMQFQSDILGVPVQRPDVQETTALGAAYLAGLAVGFWKDKEEIAQQWHIDQTFDPKMEEDVKEDLYDGWKTAVEATMRFKKGKRI; the protein is encoded by the coding sequence GTGGAAAAAAAGTATGTACTTGCACTAGATCAGGGGACAACGAGCTCAAGAGCGATCCTTTTTAACAAACAAGGGCAAATCGTCGACACAGCTCAGCAGGAATTCACGCAAATTTTTCCTCACCCAGGGTGGGTAGAGCATAACGCCAATGAAATTTGGTCTTCTATTTTAGGCGTTATTGCAGAAGTATTAAATAAACAAAATGTGCAACCAAAAGAGATTGCTTCGATCGGAATTACAAATCAGCGCGAAACGACGGTTGTCTGGGACAAGGAGACCGGCAAACCGATTTATAACGCACTCGTTTGGCAGTCCCGACAAACAGACCCGATATGTGAAGAGCTCAGAGAAAAGGGGTACCAACCGCTGTTTCAAGATAAAACAGGACTTTTAATTGACGCTTATTTTTCCGGGACGAAAGTAAAGTGGCTCTTAGACAATGTAGATGGGGCTAAAGAAAAGGCCGAGCAAGGGAAGCTTCTTTTTGGAACGATCGATACGTGGTTGATCTGGAAGCTTTCTGGTGGAAAAGCTCATGTCACAGATTATACCAATGCTTCGCGAACGCTTATGTACAATATTCACGAGTTAAAGTGGGATGAAGAATTACTCGATATTCTTGGTGTGCCAAATTCAATGCTGCCTGAAGTTAAACCTTCATCAGCTGAATATGCAAAAACAATCGATTATCACTTCTTTGGTGAAGAGATTCCAATTGCCGGCGCTGCAGGGGACCAGCAGGCTGCTCTCTTTGGTCAAGCGTGTTATGAAAAAGGGATGGCGAAAAACACGTATGGCACGGGTTGCTTTATGCTGATGAATACGGGAGAAGAGGCAGTAAAATCTGAGCACGGGTTACTGACGACGATTGCTTGGGGGCTTGATGGCAAGGTTGAATACGCGCTAGAAGGCAGCATTTTTGTTGCTGGATCAGCCATTCAGTGGCTTCGCGACGGGTTACGCATGCTAGATTCCTCTCGGGAAAGTGAGAGTTATGCGACTAAAGTAGAATCAACTGATGGTGTTTATGTGGTCCCAGCATTTGTAGGACTAGGAACACCTTACTGGGATAGCGATGTCCGAGGCGCCGTCTTCGGTCTAACGCGAGGAACGGAAAAAGAGCATCTTGTGCGGGCAACGTTAGAATCACTCGCTTATCAAACAAAAGACGTGTTACATGCGATGGAAGCAGATGCCAAGGTTGACCTTAAAACCCTCCGTGTAGACGGCGGTGCTGTAGCCAATAATTTTTTAATGCAATTCCAGAGTGATATCTTAGGCGTCCCGGTTCAAAGACCGGATGTCCAAGAAACGACCGCTTTGGGAGCCGCGTATCTCGCAGGACTTGCCGTAGGATTTTGGAAGGATAAAGAAGAAATCGCCCAGCAATGGCACATCGATCAGACCTTTGATCCTAAGATGGAAGAGGATGTGAAAGAAGACCTCTATGATGGCTGGAAAACAGCAGTAGAAGCGACAATGAGATTTAAAAAAGGGAAGAGAATTTAA
- a CDS encoding DUF418 domain-containing protein encodes MKNRIQVLDVARGAAILGTLGTNIWIFASLGAYDFLLGEEDWLYTWETIVEWIFLFFMNGKFLGLLTILFGMGLEIKRRSYMKNNQENLWPWLYVWGMLLLFIDGFLHYLFVFEFDVLMSYAVTGMIVAFLIRCKTSVIKTIAIILGVIHLLGVTLLAITVEILFRIEELREELFIEMQEMSAVYLTGTYLDQVLYRFNDFWAMRTEAIGIIPMNILLFLFGVYLVRSGLFDKTDESKRRRKKFLFWGLGIGIPLNALVFLPLYSMGVFVRYTFAPLMALGYLMLFHWIIEKKGSGFLFNRLSEVGRTALSCYILQNIVASLLFYSWGLRLGGSLNSAEIIGVWAFICIGMMVFAHIWLKKYTTGPVEIVWKWLTILPVTIKEKRNAA; translated from the coding sequence ATGAAAAATCGTATTCAAGTGCTCGATGTTGCAAGAGGAGCAGCTATTTTAGGTACTCTAGGCACGAATATTTGGATCTTTGCATCACTCGGGGCCTATGATTTCCTTCTTGGGGAAGAAGATTGGCTTTATACATGGGAAACCATCGTAGAATGGATTTTTCTTTTCTTTATGAATGGGAAATTTCTCGGCTTGCTTACGATTCTGTTTGGTATGGGCTTGGAAATTAAACGTAGATCCTACATGAAAAATAACCAGGAGAATTTATGGCCGTGGCTTTATGTATGGGGAATGCTGCTCCTGTTTATTGACGGCTTTCTTCACTACTTGTTTGTTTTTGAATTTGACGTGCTCATGAGCTATGCCGTAACGGGAATGATTGTTGCGTTTTTGATCAGATGCAAAACGAGTGTGATCAAAACAATCGCGATTATACTCGGAGTCATTCACCTTTTAGGAGTAACTCTACTAGCCATTACGGTAGAAATACTGTTCCGAATAGAAGAACTACGAGAAGAGCTTTTCATTGAAATGCAGGAGATGTCCGCTGTCTATCTAACTGGGACGTACTTGGACCAAGTACTCTACCGGTTCAACGACTTTTGGGCAATGAGAACAGAAGCCATTGGGATTATTCCAATGAATATACTACTCTTCCTGTTTGGTGTTTACCTTGTAAGGAGTGGTCTGTTCGACAAAACGGATGAAAGCAAACGAAGAAGAAAGAAGTTTCTGTTTTGGGGACTTGGTATCGGAATCCCTCTTAATGCACTCGTCTTTTTGCCCCTTTACTCCATGGGTGTCTTTGTCAGATATACGTTTGCCCCGCTCATGGCATTAGGGTATTTAATGCTGTTTCACTGGATCATAGAAAAGAAGGGAAGCGGCTTTTTATTTAACAGACTTTCTGAAGTAGGAAGAACGGCCCTAAGCTGCTATATCCTGCAAAACATCGTCGCTTCCTTGCTCTTTTACAGTTGGGGCCTGAGACTTGGAGGGAGCTTAAACTCCGCTGAAATCATTGGTGTATGGGCGTTTATTTGTATCGGTATGATGGTATTTGCCCACATTTGGCTGAAAAAATACACTACAGGTCCTGTTGAAATCGTCTGGAAATGGCTTACCATACTACCTGTAACCATCAAAGAAAAACGAAATGCAGCATAA
- a CDS encoding NAD(P)/FAD-dependent oxidoreductase — translation MNAIDMYDVTIIGGGPAGLYSAFYSGVREMKTKIIEYQPTLGGKVQLYPEKIIWDVGGLPPTSGEKFMEQLIIQGLTFKPTVKLNTKVTSISKSVDGTFRVHTNKGEVHLSKTVIVAVGGGIITPQRLDIKGAERFEVTNLHYTIQSLKRFKGKSVLISGGGNAAIDWANELEPIAKKVYITYRKGALKGHESEVSKLLNSSVQCFFHTSISKLTANRDQDMIEHVELCHENSGETITLKVDDLIINHGYERDTALLKNHSLKVTLEDDHFIAGAANSTSSVEGLYAAGDILKHDGKLHLIAGAFQDAANAVNQAKRFIEPDAKKTGMVSSHNDLFKERNKELITNHV, via the coding sequence ATGAATGCTATAGACATGTATGACGTAACGATTATCGGAGGAGGCCCAGCTGGTCTTTATTCAGCTTTTTACAGCGGAGTTAGAGAAATGAAGACAAAAATCATTGAATACCAGCCGACTCTTGGGGGAAAAGTCCAGCTTTATCCAGAAAAAATCATCTGGGATGTCGGAGGATTACCACCTACGTCTGGAGAAAAATTTATGGAACAGCTCATTATACAAGGTCTCACCTTCAAGCCGACTGTGAAGCTGAATACGAAAGTGACATCAATATCAAAATCTGTAGACGGAACCTTTCGAGTACATACGAATAAAGGAGAAGTCCATCTATCAAAAACGGTGATTGTAGCCGTCGGAGGTGGTATCATTACACCTCAGCGACTTGATATTAAAGGAGCAGAAAGATTTGAAGTGACGAACTTGCATTACACAATCCAATCGCTTAAACGATTTAAAGGGAAAAGCGTACTGATTTCAGGTGGAGGAAATGCAGCCATTGACTGGGCCAATGAGCTTGAGCCAATTGCCAAAAAGGTCTATATCACCTATCGTAAAGGAGCTCTTAAAGGACACGAATCAGAAGTGAGTAAGCTATTAAACAGTTCAGTACAATGTTTTTTTCATACATCCATCTCTAAGTTGACGGCTAACAGGGACCAGGACATGATTGAACATGTCGAGCTTTGCCATGAAAATTCAGGAGAAACGATTACGCTTAAAGTAGATGACTTGATTATCAATCACGGGTATGAACGCGATACCGCACTATTGAAAAATCACAGTTTAAAAGTAACGCTCGAGGATGACCATTTTATTGCAGGAGCTGCAAACAGTACGTCATCTGTAGAAGGACTTTACGCGGCTGGGGATATACTAAAGCATGACGGTAAACTGCACCTTATTGCGGGAGCCTTTCAGGACGCTGCTAACGCAGTCAACCAGGCTAAACGATTCATTGAACCGGATGCAAAAAAAACAGGTATGGTCTCATCACATAATGACCTTTTCAAAGAACGAAACAAGGAGCTAATAACCAATCACGTGTAA
- a CDS encoding ABC transporter ATP-binding protein: MNRLFVDSMTVSYGEELIIKDLSISIPDQQITTIIGPNGCGKSTLLKAITRIIPHASGSVILDGQHISKENTKELAKKMAILPQTPESSSGLTVGELVSYGRFPYQQGFGRLTKRDREMIDWALEVTGIQEFKYRAVDALSGGQKQRVWIAMALAQETEMIFLDEPTTYLDMAHQLEVLELLEELNRVEKRTIIMVLHDLNQAARFADHLIAMKRGRIMKAGNCEEVIQRDVLRDVFHIDALIGRDPYTNKPMCMTYHLLKGDNHHEKNNHAVHSIIAHS, translated from the coding sequence ATGAACCGTTTATTTGTAGATAGTATGACTGTCAGCTATGGGGAAGAGCTCATTATTAAAGATTTGAGTATTTCCATTCCGGATCAACAGATCACCACAATTATTGGTCCTAACGGATGCGGGAAGTCTACGCTTCTAAAAGCAATCACACGCATTATTCCTCATGCTTCTGGCTCCGTAATTCTCGATGGACAGCATATTTCTAAAGAAAACACAAAAGAACTGGCGAAAAAAATGGCGATTCTACCTCAGACGCCTGAAAGCTCCAGCGGACTGACAGTTGGAGAACTTGTATCTTATGGACGATTTCCTTATCAACAAGGATTTGGCAGACTCACAAAACGAGACCGGGAAATGATTGACTGGGCACTTGAAGTTACAGGTATACAGGAATTCAAGTATCGTGCTGTTGACGCCTTATCAGGAGGGCAGAAACAAAGAGTCTGGATTGCAATGGCACTTGCACAGGAGACGGAGATGATTTTCCTCGATGAGCCAACAACCTATTTGGATATGGCTCATCAGCTCGAAGTCCTTGAATTACTAGAGGAACTAAATCGTGTAGAGAAGCGGACTATCATTATGGTTTTACACGACTTAAATCAGGCGGCGCGCTTTGCTGATCATCTCATTGCTATGAAAAGAGGCCGCATTATGAAAGCGGGAAATTGTGAAGAAGTCATTCAACGCGATGTGCTAAGAGACGTCTTTCACATTGACGCTCTGATCGGCCGAGACCCTTATACGAATAAACCGATGTGTATGACTTACCATTTATTAAAAGGAGATAATCACCATGAAAAAAATAATCATGCCGTTCACTCTATTATTGCTCATTCTTAG
- a CDS encoding iron-hydroxamate ABC transporter substrate-binding protein: MKKIIMPFTLLLLILSACGGGESSGQELNGNDTITYESENGPVEVPADPQRVAVLSSFAGNVMALDVNLVGVDPWSKMNPRFEDELQDIEEVTDESLEKLIELEPDLIIGYSDIKNVSKLEQIAPVVTYTYGNVDYLTQHIEIGKLLNKEKEAKEWVDDFKERAQVAGEEIKDVIGEDTTVSVFENFDKQLYVFGDNWGRGTEVLYQEMELAMPEKVAEVALEDGYYALSPEVLSEFAGDYMVFSKVDDADLSFEKTDTYQNIPAVQNDQVIEVNAAEFYFNDPITLEYQLETYHERFLE, from the coding sequence ATGAAAAAAATAATCATGCCGTTCACTCTATTATTGCTCATTCTTAGTGCTTGTGGAGGTGGCGAATCGAGCGGACAAGAATTAAATGGAAATGACACCATTACTTATGAATCAGAAAATGGACCAGTGGAAGTTCCTGCTGATCCACAGCGCGTAGCTGTTTTATCCTCGTTTGCAGGTAACGTTATGGCACTTGATGTAAACCTCGTCGGTGTGGATCCTTGGTCGAAAATGAATCCACGCTTTGAAGACGAGCTACAGGACATTGAAGAAGTCACAGATGAAAGCCTTGAAAAGCTAATTGAATTAGAGCCAGACTTAATTATTGGATACTCAGACATTAAAAACGTAAGCAAGCTCGAACAAATTGCCCCTGTTGTAACTTATACATACGGCAATGTCGATTACCTCACTCAGCATATAGAGATTGGGAAACTACTAAACAAGGAAAAAGAAGCGAAAGAATGGGTCGATGATTTCAAAGAACGAGCCCAGGTAGCAGGAGAAGAGATTAAAGATGTCATCGGCGAGGATACTACCGTGTCCGTTTTTGAAAACTTTGACAAGCAGCTTTATGTCTTTGGTGATAATTGGGGTCGAGGCACAGAAGTCCTTTATCAAGAAATGGAACTAGCCATGCCTGAGAAGGTAGCGGAAGTCGCTCTTGAAGACGGATATTATGCCCTTTCTCCTGAGGTGCTTTCTGAGTTTGCTGGTGATTATATGGTTTTTAGCAAGGTAGATGACGCCGATCTTTCATTCGAGAAAACCGACACGTACCAGAACATTCCTGCCGTTCAAAACGATCAAGTGATTGAAGTAAATGCTGCAGAATTTTACTTTAATGATCCTATCACGCTAGAGTATCAGCTTGAAACTTACCATGAACGTTTTCTTGAGTAA
- a CDS encoding FecCD family ABC transporter permease: MNKTSSNTIPVSLVFLIGFILLLLMFALSLILGSAKIPVRDIWLAVATAQTGESLSIIREIRLPREIGAVFVGAALSVSGAVMQGMTRNPLADPGLLGLTAGANAALAVTIAFLPGTNYFWMMMACFIGAALGAGLVFGIIRMKKGRMSPFRIVLAGAAVTAFLQAVAEGIGLTFKISKEVSMWTAGGLIGTNWMQLQVIVPFITVGLITAVILSRQVTILSLNEDVATGLGQKTEQIKVVLIVVIILLTGAAVALVGNIAFIGLMIPHIVRSVIGTDYRYIIPMSAIVGATFMLLADTVGRVIHAPYETPVAAILSIMGLPFFLWVVRKGGKGFS; encoded by the coding sequence ATGAATAAGACCAGCTCAAACACCATACCTGTTTCACTTGTATTTTTAATAGGGTTTATATTACTCCTTCTAATGTTTGCGTTATCACTCATATTAGGTAGTGCGAAAATTCCTGTGCGTGATATTTGGCTAGCCGTAGCAACAGCTCAAACGGGAGAATCATTATCTATTATAAGAGAAATCCGATTGCCACGAGAAATCGGGGCGGTCTTTGTTGGGGCCGCATTATCTGTGTCTGGGGCAGTGATGCAGGGAATGACAAGAAATCCACTAGCTGACCCAGGGCTTCTGGGACTAACGGCGGGAGCAAACGCGGCATTAGCTGTAACGATCGCGTTTCTTCCTGGGACGAATTATTTCTGGATGATGATGGCCTGCTTTATAGGGGCTGCGCTTGGTGCGGGGCTTGTCTTCGGGATCATCCGGATGAAAAAAGGGAGAATGTCTCCGTTTCGCATCGTGCTGGCAGGTGCGGCTGTCACTGCGTTTTTACAGGCGGTTGCTGAAGGAATTGGTTTAACGTTTAAAATTTCTAAAGAGGTGTCTATGTGGACGGCAGGAGGACTTATCGGAACAAACTGGATGCAACTTCAAGTCATTGTACCTTTTATTACAGTTGGACTGATCACTGCTGTGATTTTATCAAGGCAAGTGACCATTCTCAGCTTAAATGAAGACGTAGCAACCGGACTAGGTCAAAAAACAGAACAAATAAAGGTTGTCCTAATTGTTGTCATTATTCTCCTCACTGGAGCAGCCGTTGCTCTCGTTGGTAACATCGCCTTTATTGGGTTAATGATTCCTCATATAGTACGCTCTGTCATTGGAACAGATTACCGTTACATCATTCCTATGTCCGCTATTGTCGGAGCAACGTTTATGCTATTGGCAGACACGGTAGGTAGGGTCATTCATGCACCTTACGAAACACCTGTGGCCGCTATTCTGTCTATTATGGGACTGCCTTTCTTTTTATGGGTAGTGCGAAAAGGAGGAAAAGGGTTCTCGTGA
- a CDS encoding FecCD family ABC transporter permease, with amino-acid sequence MIHPNLVKKQYLLIIFFLTLILLTMLISMGIGYAKLSYDRLIPVLVGKGTFQETFILFSVRLPRMIITLLAGMALALSGAILQGITRNDLADPGIIGINSGAGVSVAIFFLFFPIQVGAFVYMLPVAAFAGALLTAIAIYLFSYQKQVGFHPVRFILTGVGFSLALSGVMIVLISSADQTRVDFIATWLAGNIWGTDWPFILALLPWLLVLIPFSLYKANRLNLLSLGDLVATGTGVAVKKEQMTLLFTAVALAASAVSVTGGIAFVGLMAPHIARALTGPVYQRILPLAILIGGWLLLVADTIGRNLTDPDGLPAGIIVSIIGAPYFLYLLLRK; translated from the coding sequence GTGATACATCCTAATCTAGTAAAAAAACAATACCTGCTTATCATTTTCTTCTTAACCCTTATCCTGCTAACGATGTTGATCAGTATGGGGATCGGCTATGCCAAGTTATCTTATGACAGGCTGATCCCGGTTTTAGTTGGAAAAGGAACGTTCCAGGAAACGTTTATTCTTTTTTCAGTGCGGCTACCACGGATGATCATTACACTTTTAGCTGGTATGGCACTGGCGTTATCAGGAGCGATTTTACAAGGGATTACCCGAAATGATCTAGCTGATCCTGGGATTATTGGTATCAATTCTGGAGCCGGTGTGTCCGTGGCTATTTTCTTTTTATTTTTTCCGATTCAGGTTGGTGCGTTTGTTTATATGCTTCCAGTGGCAGCCTTTGCAGGGGCACTTCTCACTGCTATAGCTATTTATCTATTTTCTTATCAAAAACAGGTTGGCTTTCATCCGGTTCGATTTATATTAACTGGGGTTGGCTTTTCCCTCGCTTTATCCGGGGTCATGATTGTCCTTATTTCATCTGCTGATCAGACAAGAGTCGACTTTATTGCCACTTGGCTTGCCGGCAACATTTGGGGCACAGACTGGCCGTTTATTTTAGCCCTTCTCCCTTGGCTCCTTGTTCTAATCCCTTTTTCTCTTTATAAAGCGAACCGACTAAACCTTCTTAGTCTTGGTGACTTGGTAGCCACCGGAACTGGGGTGGCCGTAAAAAAAGAACAAATGACCTTGCTTTTTACCGCAGTAGCTCTTGCTGCTTCTGCGGTTTCCGTCACAGGTGGGATCGCCTTCGTCGGCTTAATGGCCCCTCACATCGCAAGAGCTCTTACCGGCCCAGTGTATCAACGAATACTCCCGCTCGCTATATTAATTGGCGGATGGCTTCTGCTTGTCGCTGATACGATCGGCAGAAATCTCACCGACCCAGACGGACTTCCAGCAGGCATTATCGTATCCATTATCGGTGCTCCGTATTTTCTTTATTTGTTGTTGAGGAAGTAG